From the genome of Thiovibrio frasassiensis:
GAATGGCCCCAGCTCGTAGCTTGATCGTGCTCTCGTCAAGAAGCGAGGTCAGGTTCAGGGCCACACTCTCGCGCTTGAGGTCGAGTTGGGCCGAGCCGTTGATATCGAGCTTGAGAGCGCCGGCAAGCATCTTCTTATTGCTCGCCGTCAGGTTGCCTTTCAGATTGGCGAGGGCAAACTGCTTGTCATCGAGACTGCCGCTCAGCTGCGAGGTGAGTTGCCCCTGGTATTTGCCTTCTGGCTGTTTGCCGTTCAGTTCGACGGTGAGCTTGCTCGCCTTGAACGACTGGCGGTCGCCGGCCAGGGAAGGGATGCGCGCCGTCAGATTCAGTGCACTCTTGCCACCCTCGCTTGGCTCTATCTTTGCCACCAGAGCGATGGCGTCGCTGGCGATCTTGTTTGCCAGCCACTGGAATCTGGGCACGGTGAGTGTGCAATCGATATCGTCCGTGCCCTTTTTTCCGGCCACGGCCAGGGAGAGATTCTCCACCAGGAGCGTGTCGGCGGTCCGGTCCAGCTCCAGGTCGCCCTTGAGTCCGGCGGTGAGCTTGCTTATCCCGGCCGCTTCGCCGGTGATTGCTAGATTCAGGCCTTTGACCCCATAGTGCTTGGCCTCAAGGTCGAAGGTCAACCCGGTGCTCAGATGGATCTGGGCGTCGATCTGCGGGGTCTCGCTTTTGAGGCTGAACTCGGCGACCGCCTCGGTGGGGATGGTATTGGCGAGGCGGCCGGTCTTGAGGTTGATCTCGCTTGCGCTGAACTGGCGACCCGCCATTTTGTCGTGGTAGGAAAGGGTGCTCTTCTCGACCAGGACGCTTTTGATGTCGAAGCTGAGCTGCTTGCTGTCCTCTTCCGCTTCCTTTTTGAGCAGATCGTCGAAATTGGTGGCGCCGTTCTTGAACCGGACCAGATTGGCGCGTAACCCTTCAATCCGCACCTGATCGACGACCAGCTCCTGCTTGAGCAGCGGCCACCAGGAGAGGTATAAGCGGGCGCTTTCCACGGACGCGAATTCCTTGTCGCCCCGGAATTCGCTGAGCGTTGCCTGGCCCAGATCCAGCCCCAGCTTGGGGAAAAAAGCGAGCTTGATATCCCCGGCCAGGGAGAGGTTGCGCTGTTTCTGCTCCTTGACCATCTGCACGATCTGCGGCTTGTAATCGTTGGGATTGAGCAGCAGGGAGGCAATCACAATCAGCAGGATACAGAGGGTTGCCGTGCCGGCAAGCGCTGCAAGGAGGTATTTGAGATACTTGTTCATGGGGTGCGCCTCTTATTGAGGAGAAAGGTCAAGGAAAGGTAACGCGGCGGCAGCAGCCAAGTGCCCGCCTTGTCAACGCATGGAAGGGGACGGGATTTCCACTGCTTGCGATCGTGGGAGATAGGATTAGGGTAGGGAAAAGAAAAAGAAAAGTAAACCGGAATTTCGCCCGTTTTCCGGCAGGAAAGCAAGGCATCTGCCGGAAAACGGGGATGTTTCCGAGGTTGCCGGGCAGCCCCGGCCGTGCGGAGGCAAGAGCGGTGCTCCTGGCATGGCCCGGGACCTCCGGCAGGGGTGGGTCCTGTCGGATGGGTGCAAAAACAAGGGGAGAAATCTAGCGCAGCTCGGCCAGCCGCTCCATGCCCGCTTTGATCTTCTCCAGCTTGGCCTGCATTTCCCCGACCTTCTCCCGCTCCTTGGCCTTCACTTCTTCCGGGGCGTTGGCCATGAACTTTTCGTTGCTCAGCTTGCCCTGGCAGCGGGCCAGTTCGGCTTCGGTCTTGTCCTGATCCTTCTTGAGCTTGGCCTGTTCCTTGTCCACATCCACCA
Proteins encoded in this window:
- a CDS encoding AsmA family protein — protein: MNKYLKYLLAALAGTATLCILLIVIASLLLNPNDYKPQIVQMVKEQKQRNLSLAGDIKLAFFPKLGLDLGQATLSEFRGDKEFASVESARLYLSWWPLLKQELVVDQVRIEGLRANLVRFKNGATNFDDLLKKEAEEDSKQLSFDIKSVLVEKSTLSYHDKMAGRQFSASEINLKTGRLANTIPTEAVAEFSLKSETPQIDAQIHLSTGLTFDLEAKHYGVKGLNLAITGEAAGISKLTAGLKGDLELDRTADTLLVENLSLAVAGKKGTDDIDCTLTVPRFQWLANKIASDAIALVAKIEPSEGGKSALNLTARIPSLAGDRQSFKASKLTVELNGKQPEGKYQGQLTSQLSGSLDDKQFALANLKGNLTASNKKMLAGALKLDINGSAQLDLKRESVALNLTSLLDESTIKLRAGAIPFSKPHLTLDLDIDRIDADRYLPKKSKKSEEQAEKPLDFNILKTLNAGGKVRIGSLKLYNLKTSNLRLDFKAGSGQLDVKPLAAELYGGTMNGSISLQAEGPRIIAQQTISGVNIGPLLQDGLDKDILEGRGSLNFDLRAAGGTVGEMKKSMQGKGNLNLRDGAVKGFNIAGKLREAKVMLGKLTGEKTQAADMQEKTDFSELTASFDIKQGVAHNKDLAAKSPLLRLSGNGDIDIGADMVNYLVRATVVASLEGQGGKELVSLKGLTVPVRIAGPMGATKVTLDFNALVGESVQQGIKTRVTDPLKEGIKGLFR